The Flaviramulus sp. BrNp1-15 genome includes the window AAAAAGCTTTAGAATAAATGTTATTTTTACATTTTCACTTAAAAATATTTTTAAAACACTAAAGCCTTATATTTTTATTTAAATATGTTGAAAAACAAAATTCATTTACTGTACTTTTTTTTTGTTGGAACTTTATTTTGTTTCTCGCAATCTCAAACTACGTTTAAAAAAATCAACCAATCAACAGGACTTTCAAACGGAAGAATTACAAGCATAGTTAAAGAAAAAGATGGATTTATATGGATTGGCACAAAAAATGGACTCAATAGATATGATGGCCTACAAGTAAAGGTTTACAATAAAAAAAATAGTAACCTGGGATCAAATGATATTTCAGATTTATTTATTGATAGTAAAAATAGACTTTGGATCACAACACTAGGTGGCGGTGTAAATTATTACAACCCATTAAATGATACGTTTCGAGTATTTAAAAATAATCCAAACGATTCAAAATCATTACTCTCAAACCATGTAAATACAGTTATTGAAGATTCTAAAGGTGGAATTTGGTTTGGAACAGAAAAGGGGTTGTGTAAGTTTAATACAGATACAAATCAGTTCATTTCGTATACGGAACAGCCAACTGAAAATCAATCAACAAACAGTAATAGTATTACTTGTATCTATGAAGACAAAAACGGTAATTTATGGGTGGGTACCTTTGGAAATGGTTTGTTTCTATTTGATGCTACAGAAGGAAAGTTTAATCAAATAATCCCAAAAGAAACGCAAATTTCAGCCTTTATAAATGCTATTTCAGAATTAAATCCCGATAAAATTTTAATAGGAACAAGTGGTAGTGGGTTGCTTTTAGTAGATATTAGCACATTTAAATTTTCAAATTTCTTTAAAGAAGATTTGTCGTTTAAACAAGATATTAACATTGTTCGCTCTATAAAAAAAGACAGTAGAGACAATTTATGGATAGGAACAGATGGTAATGGCGTTTTTGAGATTGAGTATCCAAATGCTAAAAGTCCTATAATTCATAATTATTTATATAATTCGCAGTTAGAATCATCTTTATCAGGAAATGCCATTTACGAGATTATGGACGATAATGATTCCAATATCTGGATTGGAACTGCCTGGAATGGTATTAGCATTCTTGATAAAAAAAACACTAACGAAATTTTATTTAGCGATATTATTGGGGTAAACCCAACACCAGTTTTATCAATTTATAAAAACAAGAAAAACCTTTATTTGGGGTTGGACGGAGATGGTTTGACAGTATACAATCAGCAGTTGGATAAAGTTAAATACTATAATGAGAAAAGTAAAAATACTTCAATCAAGGCTAAGTTTATTCAAAAAATAACAGAGTCAAAAAGTGGCGATATTTGGTTAGGTACTTTTGCAAACGGGTTGATAAAATTTAATGAATCTTCAAATACATTCAAACAATACAAGCATGAGTTCGAAAATGAAAAATCTATTAGTTATGATGATGTAAGAGACATTGTTGAAGATGAAAATAATAATCTATGGGTTGCAACTTGGGGTGGAGGTCTTAATTATTTTAACCCCAAAAAAGACGAGTTTTATAGTTACAGAAATAGTACTAATGAAACCAATACGGTTAATAATGATAATTTAATTGCTATTGAGAAAGATGGTGAAAACCTTTGGATTGCAACATTTGGTGGTGGTGTAAATCTATTTAACACTAAAACTAAAAGATTTACTTACTTCACACATAGTGAATCAGATTCTACTTCAATTAGTGGTAATAATGTGTTTTCATTACTAAAAGACTTTAAAGGGTATTTATGGATTGGTACTTCTGGAGAAGGCATTAATAGAATGAATTTAAAAACCAAAGAAATTGAACGTTTTGAAAACAACGATAACATAAGGTATTTAACCATTACCGGAATAATTGAAGATAATGATGGTAATATATGGTTTAGCACAAAACAAGGTATAATTAACTACACATACCAAACAAATACTTTTAATACGTTTGCAAACCTCTCTGGCGAATTTCATATTAATTCAATTTTCAAAGATGATAATGGGTTACTTTATTTTGGAGGTATTAATGGGGTTGTTAAAGTAAATCCTAAAACAGTTACTATTGAAAACAATCAACCTACAGTTAAGCTAACCAATTTTAAATTATTCAATAAAGAAATTAAAGCTGAAGAAAAAGGTGTTTTAAACAATAATATAGCTTTTGAGGAAGATATAACACTTAAACACAATCAAGATGTTTTAACATTTGAATTTTCTGCGTTGCAATTTCCATTTTCTAGTAATTGTGAATATGCTATTAAAATGGAAAATTTTGATGAAGATTGGAGAAACATTGGAAAAGACAGAACAGCAACATATACCAATTTGTCACCTGGCGATTATACCTTCAAGGTAAAAAGTAAAGAGTTAGGAAGCACCTGGGGAGACGATTATACATCTGTAAATATTCATATTCTGAAACCTTTCTGGTTAAAATGGTGGGCATTTGTTTTGTATGGTATCATTCTTCTAACCTTATTTTATTTGTTTAGAAAATATACTATTGCTTGGGAGCGCATGAAGGCCAATTTAGAATTCGAAAAACTCACCCACGAAAAGGATACAGAACTATATAATTTAAAACAGCAGTTTTTTACCAACATTTCACACGAAATTAGAACTCCGGTAACCTTAATACTAAGTTCAATTAACAGATTGTTTGACAAAGGAGAGCTGCTAGAGCGTAAACAAATTAAAGCAGCACATACGGTTAGGAAAAACAGTAATTTATTGCTTCAACTAGTAAATGAATTACTAGATATAAGAAAATTTGAAACTAATGAAATCAATTTAAAACCCAGTAAAAATGAACTAGTTTCTTATTGTAAGGAAATATTTTTGTCGTTTTCAGAAATAGCTTCAGATAGAAATATTGATTACACTTTTGTTTCAGAAAAACCTAATATAGATTTATGGTTTGATAAAAATCAATTAGAAAAAGTTATTTATAATTTACTAACCAATGCCTTTAAGTTTACTAAAAACGGAGGAGAAATTCAGTTTAAAATAGAACATAAGGCAGATGCTGTTTATTTAATAGTTAAGGATTCTGGTGTTGGTATGTCTGAGAATCAAATATCAAAAATCTTTAAACGATTTTATCAAGCAGGAAATAAAGATACCAATGAAGAGTCTGGTTTTGGTTTAGGTTTGTCTATATCAAAAGAAATTATAGAATTGCATAAAGGCAGTATTTCTGTTGAAAGCGAGAAGGGTAAAGGGAGTACTTTTAGAGTGAAATTATTAAATGGAAAAGAGCATTTCTCCGATAATGTAATAGATAATATTAATGATCTAGCTGAAGAGGAAATTCAAGTAATTACCAATGCAGAAAAACTCAAATTAACCAAGGAAGCAAAAAAGGAAACCATTCTAATAGTTGAAGATAATGTAGATATTCAGGGTTTTTTAAAAGATATTTTATCTGATAATTTTGAAATACTTCAAGCATTTAATGGAGCAGAAGGATTAAAAATAGCAACAAGTAAATTTCCAGATTTAATAATAAGCGATGTTATGATGCCAATTATGGATGGTATTGAATTTGCTAAAAAATTAAAATTGAACACCAATACTAGTCATATTCCAATTATAATTTTAACAGCTAGAACCTCAATAAAAAATAAAATGGAAGGCTTTGAAACTGGAGCAGATGAATATGTTACAAAACCATTCAATGAGGAGTTATTAAAAACAAGAATCAATAACTTGCTAAATAGCAGAAAATTACTTCGCGAAAAATTTAGAAATGAAAATATGCTAACACCAAAAGAGTTAGCAATAAGTTCTACAGACCAGTTGTTTTTAGATAAACTTTATAAAGCTATTGAAGCTAATTTAGAAACAAATAATTTAAAGGCTGAAGACATTTCGAAAGAAATAGGTATGAGCCACTCTGTAATGTACAAAAAGATTAAAGCATTAACCGGACTTTCTTATGTTGAGTTTATTAGAGAATATAGGTTAGCAATAGCAAGACAATTAATTGAAGATTTAGGTTACTCGGTTTCTGATGCCTGTTTTAAAGTGGGTTATTCAGATAGAAAATACTTTAGTAAACTCTTTAAACAGAAGTTTAATAAGAATCCTTCAGAATTTTTATCCAAAAAATAACAAATCTTTACTTTTCTTACATAGTATTTGTAGTATTCATAAAAAAACGAATTTAACACCTCTTGTAAATGAATTCATCCCCCTAAGTAATTAGGTGCTCTCGGTAATTTTATAAATAATTATAAAGTGTTTCCTGTGTAGAATATTTTCAACAGAAACATTCAACTTAGACTAACTTAAACTTAATTATTTATGATGAATTTCTTTCGAGAAAAAAAGAACCAGGTTAATACGGTGCAAAAAATTTGCACTCTATTATTATTGTGTTTTTCAGTTATGTCATTTGCTCAACAATTAACAGTCTCAGGATTTGTTACAGATGAGGTAGATGGTTCACCAATTCCAGGTGTAAACATAATAGTAAAAAACACAAACAATGGAGTAACTACAGATTTTGATGGTAAATATCAAATTCAAGCAAACCAAAACGATATTTTAGTATTTTCATTTTTAGGTTATGAAACGGTAGAAGCAACTGTTTTGTCATCTACAATTAATATTGTACTAAAAGAAGACACCCAAAACCTAGATGAAATCGTGGTAATTGGTTATGGTACAACAACTGTTAAAGATGCAACTGGGTCTGTTACTGCTGTTACATCAAAAGATTTTAACAAAGGTAACATTGTAACACCCGAAAATCTTTTAAATGGTCGTGTTGCAGGACTTACTATTAATACAGGAGGAGATCCAGGTGCTGGTTCTACTATTAGAATTCGTGGTGGAGCGTCTTTAGATGCTTCAAACGATCCACTCATTGTTATTGATGGTCTACCCATAGATAACAATACTATTGGAGGATCAAGATCTGTGTTAAGTACTATAAACCCAAATGATATTGATTCGTTTTCGGTATTAAAAGATGCCTCAGCAACTGCAATTTATGGATCAAGAGCATCCAATGGCGTTATAATAATTACAACAAAGCGAGGTTCAAAAAATCTTAGTGCTAATTTAGATATGCAAATGGGTATAAATACATTAACAAATAC containing:
- a CDS encoding hybrid sensor histidine kinase/response regulator transcription factor, with amino-acid sequence MLKNKIHLLYFFFVGTLFCFSQSQTTFKKINQSTGLSNGRITSIVKEKDGFIWIGTKNGLNRYDGLQVKVYNKKNSNLGSNDISDLFIDSKNRLWITTLGGGVNYYNPLNDTFRVFKNNPNDSKSLLSNHVNTVIEDSKGGIWFGTEKGLCKFNTDTNQFISYTEQPTENQSTNSNSITCIYEDKNGNLWVGTFGNGLFLFDATEGKFNQIIPKETQISAFINAISELNPDKILIGTSGSGLLLVDISTFKFSNFFKEDLSFKQDINIVRSIKKDSRDNLWIGTDGNGVFEIEYPNAKSPIIHNYLYNSQLESSLSGNAIYEIMDDNDSNIWIGTAWNGISILDKKNTNEILFSDIIGVNPTPVLSIYKNKKNLYLGLDGDGLTVYNQQLDKVKYYNEKSKNTSIKAKFIQKITESKSGDIWLGTFANGLIKFNESSNTFKQYKHEFENEKSISYDDVRDIVEDENNNLWVATWGGGLNYFNPKKDEFYSYRNSTNETNTVNNDNLIAIEKDGENLWIATFGGGVNLFNTKTKRFTYFTHSESDSTSISGNNVFSLLKDFKGYLWIGTSGEGINRMNLKTKEIERFENNDNIRYLTITGIIEDNDGNIWFSTKQGIINYTYQTNTFNTFANLSGEFHINSIFKDDNGLLYFGGINGVVKVNPKTVTIENNQPTVKLTNFKLFNKEIKAEEKGVLNNNIAFEEDITLKHNQDVLTFEFSALQFPFSSNCEYAIKMENFDEDWRNIGKDRTATYTNLSPGDYTFKVKSKELGSTWGDDYTSVNIHILKPFWLKWWAFVLYGIILLTLFYLFRKYTIAWERMKANLEFEKLTHEKDTELYNLKQQFFTNISHEIRTPVTLILSSINRLFDKGELLERKQIKAAHTVRKNSNLLLQLVNELLDIRKFETNEINLKPSKNELVSYCKEIFLSFSEIASDRNIDYTFVSEKPNIDLWFDKNQLEKVIYNLLTNAFKFTKNGGEIQFKIEHKADAVYLIVKDSGVGMSENQISKIFKRFYQAGNKDTNEESGFGLGLSISKEIIELHKGSISVESEKGKGSTFRVKLLNGKEHFSDNVIDNINDLAEEEIQVITNAEKLKLTKEAKKETILIVEDNVDIQGFLKDILSDNFEILQAFNGAEGLKIATSKFPDLIISDVMMPIMDGIEFAKKLKLNTNTSHIPIIILTARTSIKNKMEGFETGADEYVTKPFNEELLKTRINNLLNSRKLLREKFRNENMLTPKELAISSTDQLFLDKLYKAIEANLETNNLKAEDISKEIGMSHSVMYKKIKALTGLSYVEFIREYRLAIARQLIEDLGYSVSDACFKVGYSDRKYFSKLFKQKFNKNPSEFLSKK